A window of the Leptolyngbyaceae cyanobacterium genome harbors these coding sequences:
- a CDS encoding TMEM165/GDT1 family protein translates to MDWHLLGLSFITVFLSELGDKSQLAAIALSGSSKFPRAVFLGTAGALLLTSFLGVLAGEGASVLLPVKLVKAIAAIGFLLMAIRLLWPESDLPEENS, encoded by the coding sequence ATGGATTGGCATTTGCTGGGATTGAGTTTCATAACCGTGTTTTTGTCCGAATTAGGGGACAAAAGCCAACTAGCTGCGATCGCCCTCAGCGGTAGTTCCAAATTTCCCCGCGCGGTGTTTTTGGGAACGGCGGGAGCGCTATTATTGACTAGCTTTCTAGGCGTATTAGCAGGAGAAGGCGCATCCGTTCTGTTACCCGTGAAGTTGGTCAAAGCGATCGCTGCGATCGGCTTTCTATTGATGGCAATCCGTTTATTATGGCCAGAATCCGACTTACCAGAAGAAAACAGCTAA
- a CDS encoding TMEM165/GDT1 family protein, whose product MKLSSAPPLLPAFDSSVESVSTLPPVVETKQDDLTVDLPDAIPLENFPNATTREQPAKQLKQGAVAVFGSTFLTIFLSEMGDKTQVATLLMSAESQSPWVVFAGASTALVATSLLGCLLGRWLANRVSPKMLKTAAGISLLFIATQLLWEILHS is encoded by the coding sequence GTGAAACTTTCCTCAGCACCTCCCTTGTTGCCTGCTTTTGATTCCTCAGTAGAAAGCGTCAGCACCCTACCACCCGTAGTTGAAACAAAACAGGATGACTTAACGGTTGATTTGCCAGATGCGATTCCCTTAGAAAACTTCCCTAACGCAACTACGCGCGAACAACCAGCCAAGCAGCTAAAGCAGGGAGCAGTAGCCGTCTTCGGTTCCACCTTTTTAACCATTTTTCTCTCGGAAATGGGAGACAAAACCCAAGTGGCTACTCTGCTGATGAGTGCAGAGTCTCAATCTCCTTGGGTGGTGTTTGCTGGGGCATCCACAGCATTAGTAGCAACCAGCTTGTTGGGATGTTTGCTGGGTCGATGGCTAGCAAATCGGGTATCTCCGAAAATGTTGAAAACCGCAGCCGGCATTAGCTTGTTATTCATCGCCACTCAACTGCTGTGGGAAATCTTACACTCCTAA
- a CDS encoding serine hydrolase: MRQRQPENSLYERVAELEAKLNRANRFIKRLRQDNSDLQRQLTSLQKRERQPSALSVREIPLLPERKPSRPTKKRRTEHDYRHETTTRTKRIAQKRRLARVYQIRLAGLVLAVAAIFFIVGLSLVRLIYRPSAPQPSPQPTATQVIQLPETPLLAPEFPDAPDTESLPSPAPDNPETFNLVYNVTIPPDLKPNQQLQSVVDELVKMATDEGTPTQELSITLINVNSGEIAEFQQQELRYPASVLKLFWMVHLYGELAQGILSDEQIFAVDLYRMIQQSSNTASSRIIDSITGTKSGKKLEGEEYQDWLRRRLHLSEYFQKAGYEGIIVSQKTYSNISEPQGREGQMWEDPQQPIRNKISSYHAARLMYEIVTGKAISPEYSQKMVKLLARDLRPESLIDKTQYGGFDPIEGFLGKSLSGEDIDFASKAGWSSTGRHEVAFVRTRDGKAAYILSILGSDRAYANDWDLFPKMSRFVFDRMTGAS; the protein is encoded by the coding sequence GTGAGACAGCGACAACCGGAAAATAGCCTTTACGAAAGGGTTGCCGAGCTAGAAGCCAAACTAAATCGTGCCAATCGATTTATTAAACGGCTGCGGCAAGACAATAGCGACTTGCAAAGACAGCTGACATCGTTGCAAAAACGGGAAAGGCAGCCATCCGCGCTTTCGGTGAGAGAAATTCCCCTCTTACCAGAACGAAAACCCAGCCGCCCCACCAAAAAACGCCGTACCGAACACGATTATCGCCACGAAACTACTACTCGCACTAAGCGGATAGCACAGAAACGCCGCTTGGCCAGAGTCTACCAGATCCGACTAGCAGGCTTGGTTCTGGCAGTAGCCGCGATCTTTTTCATTGTCGGATTATCATTGGTCAGGCTGATCTATCGACCTTCCGCACCGCAGCCATCTCCCCAACCAACAGCTACTCAGGTCATACAATTACCAGAAACACCTTTATTAGCACCGGAATTTCCAGATGCCCCCGATACGGAATCCCTACCAAGTCCGGCTCCCGATAATCCAGAAACTTTCAATCTCGTCTATAACGTAACGATACCTCCGGATTTAAAACCCAATCAGCAACTCCAATCAGTTGTTGATGAGTTGGTGAAAATGGCGACCGACGAAGGAACGCCAACCCAAGAATTATCCATTACTTTAATTAACGTTAATTCTGGTGAAATCGCGGAGTTTCAACAACAAGAACTCCGGTATCCGGCCAGCGTTCTCAAATTATTTTGGATGGTGCATTTGTATGGAGAATTAGCTCAAGGCATTCTCTCCGACGAGCAGATTTTTGCGGTAGACCTCTATCGGATGATTCAACAATCTTCTAATACGGCATCTAGTCGAATTATTGATTCGATCACCGGTACTAAATCAGGGAAAAAACTAGAAGGAGAAGAATATCAAGATTGGCTGCGTCGCCGTCTCCACTTGAGCGAATATTTCCAAAAGGCTGGTTATGAAGGCATTATTGTCAGCCAAAAAACTTATTCAAATATCTCAGAACCTCAAGGTCGAGAAGGACAAATGTGGGAAGATCCCCAACAGCCGATTCGGAATAAAATTAGCAGCTATCATGCGGCTAGATTAATGTATGAAATTGTTACGGGGAAAGCAATCTCTCCAGAATACAGCCAAAAAATGGTTAAGTTACTGGCTAGGGATTTGCGCCCAGAATCTTTGATCGATAAAACTCAGTACGGAGGATTTGACCCGATAGAAGGTTTCTTAGGTAAGTCTTTGTCAGGAGAAGATATCGATTTTGCTTCTAAAGCAGGTTGGTCTTCTACCGGACGCCATGAGGTGGCTTTCGTGCGAACTAGAGATGGGAAAGCCGCTTATATTTTGTCTATTTTAGGTAGCGATCGCGCTTACGCCAACGATTGGGATCTCTTTCCCAAAATGTCCCGCTTCGTGTTCGATCGCATGACTGGTGCTAGTTGA
- a CDS encoding YkgJ family cysteine cluster protein: MAGVKTMGTWRCVKQCGACCHLEPRERPDLAEYLSPEELIQYLGMVGKDGWCINFDHLSRECRIYDDRPRFCRVESEVFQDMYGIEPEELNDFAIDCCHQQIEGVYGSRSLEILRFNREVGL; this comes from the coding sequence ATGGCAGGTGTAAAGACTATGGGAACTTGGCGTTGTGTTAAGCAATGTGGAGCTTGCTGTCATTTAGAACCAAGGGAGCGGCCCGACTTGGCAGAGTATTTGTCCCCAGAAGAGTTAATACAATACCTGGGTATGGTAGGGAAAGATGGATGGTGCATTAATTTTGACCACTTAAGCCGTGAATGCCGCATTTATGACGATCGTCCTCGTTTTTGTCGGGTAGAATCAGAAGTCTTTCAGGATATGTATGGAATTGAGCCGGAAGAGTTAAATGATTTTGCCATTGACTGCTGCCACCAACAAATTGAGGGTGTATACGGCTCCCGCAGCTTAGAAATCTTGCGTTTCAACCGAGAAGTTGGCCTTTAA
- a CDS encoding photosystem II reaction center protein Ycf12 has translation MNAVTSLNWEVIAQLTMLGLIVIAGPAVIVVLASRGGDL, from the coding sequence ATCAATGCGGTTACCAGTCTCAACTGGGAAGTAATTGCTCAGCTGACCATGCTCGGTTTGATCGTGATTGCTGGGCCTGCGGTAATCGTCGTGTTGGCATCTCGTGGTGGCGACCTGTAG
- a CDS encoding DHH family phosphoesterase has product MQNRSLPNQRWEIYPEFPEKAEYLAQLTNLSPLIAQVLLNRGRETPQEVEAFLEPESLVLPSPLEEFPDLAVSLELLQNAIANREKIAICGDYDADGMTSTALLLRILRWLDAEVDYAIPSRMNEGYGINKRIVEEFHAENVKLILTVDNGISAYDPIERAVQLGLKVIVTDHHDLPPKLPPANAILNPKLLPDSSPYYGVAGVGVAYILAVSLSQQLGKAKGLVKPMLELFTLGTIADLAPLIGVNRRWVKRGLQLLPKSQLAGVQALIQVSGVEPGRTAEIVPPAPCPLPPASSPISTLKPEDIGFRLGPRINAVGRLADPQIVIELLTTDDMGVALERAMQCEQINHRRQQLCEEIEQEAVAWCQQSEIDLQQERVLVIVQPNWHHGVIGIVASRLVERYGVPVFIGTYEDDEHIRGSARGIPEFHVFEALQFCADLLGKFGGHKAAGGFSLPAKNLPQLRSRLSTFANQCLQPEHLKPLLNIDALANFHQINDQLYQQIDALHPCGIENPAPVFWTPNVRVVEQQIVGKGHLKLTFARDGEYSKINAIAWRWREYFPLPPRVDIAYRLRENNFNGRKTVELELLGVRKPKETCIPFITTPLKAEFYYRDRHYTCGFFPKDTVQELRIKNPEGKVLAIQPGQTTGLLGNSRDNANSVDITKPPFSNLLQAAYQALEIARRKI; this is encoded by the coding sequence ATGCAAAATCGGTCTTTACCCAATCAGCGATGGGAAATTTACCCTGAATTCCCAGAAAAAGCTGAATATCTGGCTCAATTAACTAATTTGTCTCCATTGATAGCCCAAGTACTGCTAAATCGGGGTAGGGAGACACCCCAAGAAGTAGAAGCATTTTTAGAGCCAGAAAGTCTGGTTTTGCCATCACCGTTAGAAGAATTTCCCGACTTGGCAGTTAGTCTGGAATTATTGCAAAATGCGATCGCAAATCGAGAAAAAATCGCCATTTGCGGAGACTACGATGCTGATGGCATGACCAGCACTGCTTTATTACTGCGAATTCTGCGCTGGTTAGATGCCGAAGTCGATTATGCCATTCCCAGTCGGATGAATGAAGGTTATGGTATAAATAAACGCATTGTCGAAGAATTCCACGCTGAAAATGTCAAGCTGATTTTAACTGTAGATAACGGCATTTCAGCTTACGATCCGATCGAGCGAGCCGTACAACTCGGTTTAAAAGTAATCGTTACCGATCACCACGATTTACCGCCAAAACTACCACCAGCCAACGCCATTCTCAACCCTAAATTATTACCTGACTCTTCACCTTATTACGGCGTAGCTGGCGTAGGAGTTGCCTATATCTTAGCAGTTTCCTTATCCCAACAATTAGGCAAAGCAAAAGGGTTAGTCAAGCCGATGTTGGAATTATTTACGTTGGGAACGATTGCCGATTTAGCACCTTTAATTGGCGTCAATCGTCGCTGGGTAAAACGCGGTTTGCAACTATTACCCAAATCTCAATTAGCAGGCGTACAAGCCTTAATTCAAGTGTCCGGAGTCGAACCTGGGAGAACGGCAGAAATAGTTCCCCCTGCCCCCTGCCCTCTGCCCCCTGCCTCTTCCCCCATCTCCACTTTAAAACCAGAAGATATCGGATTTAGATTAGGGCCGAGAATCAATGCGGTGGGAAGACTTGCCGACCCTCAAATCGTGATTGAATTGTTGACAACAGATGATATGGGGGTGGCGCTAGAAAGAGCGATGCAGTGCGAACAAATTAATCATCGCCGTCAACAACTTTGTGAAGAAATCGAACAGGAAGCTGTTGCTTGGTGTCAACAAAGCGAGATCGATTTACAGCAAGAAAGAGTGTTAGTCATCGTACAACCGAATTGGCATCACGGCGTAATTGGGATCGTGGCTTCTCGTTTGGTAGAACGTTATGGCGTGCCAGTTTTTATCGGTACTTATGAGGATGACGAACATATCCGGGGCTCTGCACGGGGAATTCCGGAATTTCACGTATTTGAAGCGTTACAATTTTGCGCTGATTTGTTAGGTAAGTTTGGCGGACACAAGGCAGCGGGTGGATTTTCGCTGCCAGCGAAGAATTTACCCCAATTGCGATCGCGTTTGAGTACCTTCGCCAACCAATGTTTGCAACCAGAGCACCTCAAACCACTACTTAATATAGATGCACTAGCTAATTTTCATCAAATTAACGACCAGCTATACCAACAAATCGATGCACTCCACCCCTGCGGCATCGAAAATCCCGCACCAGTATTTTGGACTCCCAACGTGCGAGTAGTCGAACAGCAAATTGTTGGGAAAGGTCATCTCAAACTTACCTTTGCTCGAGATGGCGAGTATAGTAAGATAAATGCGATCGCGTGGCGCTGGCGCGAATACTTCCCCTTACCTCCGCGAGTCGATATCGCCTACCGCCTGCGAGAAAATAACTTTAACGGTCGCAAAACCGTTGAGTTAGAATTGCTGGGAGTCCGAAAACCAAAAGAAACCTGCATACCTTTCATTACCACTCCCCTCAAGGCAGAATTTTACTATCGCGATCGTCACTACACCTGCGGTTTCTTCCCTAAAGATACCGTCCAAGAATTACGGATCAAAAATCCCGAAGGTAAAGTTTTGGCAATTCAACCAGGACAAACAACCGGCTTACTAGGCAACAGCCGAGACAACGCAAACTCAGTTGATATCACCAAGCCACCCTTTTCTAACTTATTACAAGCAGCTTATCAAGCCTTGGAAATAGCCAGAAGAAAAATATAA
- a CDS encoding CHASE2 domain-containing protein, producing the protein MEYQIGGSLTVDAPSYIERQADKELYEALKKGQFCYVLNSRQMGKSSLLVRTKHRLQAEGFKCTAVDMTIIGSENVTPVQWYKGIVADLCSSLKLFKKINLKTWWQQHEEISFLQKLSLFIEELLVIHFPREKLFIFIDEIDSILSLDFSVDDFFAFIRFCYNQRAINPEYKRITFAIFGVATPSDLIKNKNRTPFNIGRAIELQGFTWQEALPLAAGIKVKEANGDVILKEILAWTGGQPFLTQKLCQLVTTASQTTLSGMLAIPRGTEEYWVESIVRSHIIDRWETQDEPEHLRTIRDRIQHHCKYTGRMLGIYQQILLGVSIETDDSPEQIELMLSGLVVKHQGLLKVKNPIYQEVFNFSWVERQLAALRPYSQTLEAWLASKQTNTSYLLEGQTLKDALTWALGKSLSDLDYQYLAASQELSKQETENALESLEQANYILSFSRRKVKKETLRYRISPSWTGIAALGVAVSVTFLRWTGILQGMEWNMLDWFFRFRPLEPPDSRVVVVTIDENDISKVRQWPIPDTILTQAIKNIKTRHPRAIGLDIYRDLPVEPGADLLVNMFRSTPNLIGIEKVVGSRVAPPPVLSQLKQIGFVDMVLDADGKIRRGLISVESNGEVHLSLALQLALIYLEAEGVSAKPISGNRWRFGKAVFEPLDGNDGGYVQANSGGYQILLNYRGLLESFPTISFADVVKNRIPPGLMENRIILIGTTAESLNDLFYTPYSSSVFRTPKRTPGVVVHANLISQIVSAVLDGRPLLKVWGETKEWLWILWWSFVGAALSWRLKSLVAIAVSILLVAIALLLITYLAFLYGWWLPVIPSLLTLVGAAIVLAILINKKIEELQLRRILEILLEECANSPTAARIAIEYLKQSESDRHQALLEKWLNNQNLP; encoded by the coding sequence ATGGAATACCAAATTGGCGGAAGTCTGACTGTAGATGCCCCCAGTTATATAGAAAGGCAAGCTGATAAAGAACTTTACGAAGCCTTAAAAAAAGGGCAATTTTGTTACGTTCTCAACTCTCGGCAAATGGGTAAATCCTCACTTTTAGTGAGAACTAAACACCGTTTGCAAGCAGAAGGGTTTAAATGTACCGCAGTGGATATGACGATTATTGGTAGTGAAAATGTCACGCCAGTTCAATGGTACAAGGGTATCGTAGCGGATTTATGTTCTAGTTTAAAACTTTTTAAAAAAATTAATTTAAAAACTTGGTGGCAACAACATGAAGAAATTTCTTTTTTACAAAAACTTAGCTTATTTATAGAGGAATTATTAGTCATTCATTTTCCTCGTGAAAAATTATTTATTTTTATTGATGAAATTGATAGCATTCTCAGTCTAGATTTTTCGGTTGATGACTTTTTCGCTTTCATTCGATTTTGCTACAATCAAAGAGCAATTAATCCGGAATACAAGCGAATTACGTTTGCTATTTTTGGCGTTGCTACCCCATCGGATTTAATTAAAAATAAGAATCGAACTCCTTTTAATATCGGTCGAGCGATCGAATTACAAGGTTTCACTTGGCAAGAGGCTCTCCCGTTGGCGGCAGGAATCAAAGTAAAAGAAGCCAATGGAGATGTAATTTTAAAAGAAATTTTAGCTTGGACGGGGGGACAACCATTTCTGACGCAAAAGTTGTGTCAGTTAGTAACCACAGCTAGCCAAACGACGCTCAGTGGAATGCTGGCGATTCCGCGAGGAACAGAGGAATATTGGGTGGAAAGCATCGTGCGATCGCATATTATCGATCGCTGGGAAACTCAAGACGAACCGGAACATTTGCGGACAATTCGCGATCGCATTCAACATCACTGCAAATACACCGGAAGAATGTTGGGTATCTACCAGCAAATTTTACTAGGAGTATCAATTGAAACAGATGATAGTCCAGAACAAATTGAACTGATGTTGAGCGGTTTAGTAGTCAAACACCAGGGATTGCTCAAAGTAAAAAATCCCATTTATCAAGAAGTATTTAATTTTAGTTGGGTAGAAAGACAACTAGCAGCTTTGCGTCCTTATTCTCAAACGTTGGAAGCTTGGTTAGCTTCCAAACAAACCAATACTTCATATTTATTAGAAGGACAAACCCTCAAAGACGCGCTTACTTGGGCGTTAGGTAAAAGTTTGAGCGACCTAGATTATCAATATTTAGCTGCCAGCCAAGAATTAAGCAAACAAGAAACCGAAAACGCGCTCGAATCCCTCGAACAAGCTAACTACATTCTCTCATTTTCCCGGCGAAAAGTTAAAAAGGAAACCCTTAGGTACAGAATTTCACCTAGCTGGACTGGGATTGCCGCTCTCGGTGTTGCTGTTTCCGTTACCTTCTTACGTTGGACGGGAATTTTACAGGGTATGGAGTGGAATATGTTAGATTGGTTTTTTCGCTTCCGCCCTTTAGAACCCCCCGATTCGCGCGTTGTAGTAGTCACTATCGATGAAAACGATATTAGCAAAGTGCGCCAATGGCCGATACCAGATACTATTTTAACTCAAGCGATTAAAAATATTAAAACCCGCCATCCCAGAGCAATTGGTTTGGATATATATCGAGATTTACCCGTCGAACCAGGTGCCGATTTATTAGTCAATATGTTTCGCTCTACCCCCAATTTAATTGGAATTGAAAAAGTAGTGGGTAGTCGAGTTGCTCCACCTCCAGTATTAAGTCAATTGAAGCAAATTGGCTTTGTGGATATGGTATTGGATGCAGACGGCAAAATTCGTCGAGGTTTGATATCAGTTGAAAGTAACGGTGAAGTTCATTTAAGTTTGGCATTGCAACTAGCTTTAATTTATTTGGAAGCAGAAGGGGTAAGTGCAAAACCAATCAGTGGAAATCGTTGGCGGTTTGGTAAAGCTGTTTTCGAGCCATTAGATGGTAACGATGGCGGCTACGTGCAGGCTAATTCTGGCGGTTATCAAATATTACTCAACTATCGCGGTTTACTAGAAAGTTTCCCGACCATTTCCTTTGCAGATGTGGTGAAAAATCGAATTCCTCCCGGTTTAATGGAAAATCGCATTATTCTGATCGGTACGACGGCAGAAAGTTTAAATGACCTTTTTTATACTCCTTATAGTAGTAGTGTTTTTCGGACGCCGAAACGTACTCCGGGAGTGGTCGTTCATGCTAATTTAATCAGCCAAATTGTCAGTGCTGTTTTAGATGGAAGACCTTTGCTCAAGGTTTGGGGTGAAACAAAAGAGTGGCTGTGGATTCTGTGGTGGTCGTTTGTAGGGGCAGCTTTAAGTTGGCGGTTAAAGTCTTTGGTTGCGATCGCAGTAAGTATTTTATTAGTAGCGATCGCATTATTGTTGATTACTTATTTAGCTTTTTTATACGGTTGGTGGTTACCTGTGATTCCATCTTTGCTGACGTTGGTAGGTGCTGCGATCGTACTCGCTATTCTAATTAACAAAAAAATCGAAGAACTTCAACTCCGACGCATTTTAGAGATTCTTTTAGAAGAGTGCGCTAATTCTCCTACGGCGGCAAGAATTGCCATTGAATATTTAAAGCAGTCAGAAAGCGATCGTCATCAAGCTTTATTGGAAAAATGGTTAAACAATCAAAATCTACCATAA
- the sbcD gene encoding exonuclease subunit SbcD, with translation MTNDKMIKILHLSDIHMGSGFSHGRIDPQTGLNTRLLDFVNTLSLCIDRAIAEPVDLVLFGGDAFPDATPPPFVKQAFASQFRRLVDARIPTVLLVGNHDQHSQGQGGASLGIYRTLGVPGFIVGDRIDTHRIETVNGPVQVITLPWLTRSTLLTRPETEGLSLAQVNELLIQRLEPALEGEIRRLDPKVPTVLLGHLMVDRATLGAERHLAVGKGFTIPISLLTRPCFDYVALGHVHKHQNLNPANDPPVVYPGSIERVDFSEEKEAKGYVLIQLEKGNVQWEFCPVPARAFCTIEVDVSKQDDPQAFLVKAIGKKSIQDAVVRLIYKLRSEQLDQIDTAEIHRVLSDTHSYTIQPELVSQLARPRLPELGSSATIDPLDALKTYLDNRDELKDIALEMMDAAQSLLLGDGESWLDSSQAEETSQMPLAEAGGQLRLL, from the coding sequence ATGACTAATGACAAAATGATTAAGATTCTTCACTTATCCGATATCCACATGGGTAGTGGGTTTTCCCACGGACGGATCGATCCGCAAACGGGTTTGAATACACGATTGCTAGATTTTGTCAATACCCTATCTCTGTGTATCGATCGCGCGATCGCAGAACCAGTTGATTTAGTATTATTCGGTGGCGATGCTTTTCCCGATGCAACGCCACCGCCTTTTGTTAAACAAGCTTTTGCGAGTCAGTTTCGCCGCTTGGTGGATGCCCGAATCCCTACAGTATTATTAGTGGGCAATCACGACCAACATTCCCAAGGACAGGGAGGGGCGAGTCTAGGCATATATCGGACTTTGGGGGTACCTGGGTTTATAGTAGGCGATCGCATTGACACCCATCGCATCGAAACAGTCAATGGCCCAGTGCAGGTGATTACCCTTCCTTGGTTGACTCGTTCTACCCTGCTGACTCGTCCGGAAACGGAAGGTTTATCTTTAGCGCAAGTCAACGAATTATTGATTCAGCGCTTAGAACCAGCATTAGAAGGAGAAATTCGCCGCTTAGACCCCAAAGTACCGACCGTTTTGTTAGGTCATTTAATGGTAGACCGGGCTACTTTGGGCGCAGAACGGCATTTGGCAGTGGGAAAAGGATTTACGATTCCCATTTCTTTGCTAACTCGACCTTGCTTTGATTACGTAGCTTTGGGCCACGTTCACAAACACCAAAATCTTAACCCAGCCAACGATCCGCCGGTAGTTTATCCCGGTAGTATCGAACGAGTTGATTTTAGCGAGGAGAAAGAAGCGAAAGGTTACGTATTAATTCAGTTGGAAAAGGGGAACGTGCAATGGGAATTCTGTCCCGTACCAGCTAGGGCATTCTGCACGATCGAAGTTGATGTTTCCAAGCAAGATGACCCGCAAGCGTTTTTGGTGAAAGCGATTGGTAAAAAGAGTATTCAAGATGCGGTGGTGCGCTTGATTTATAAATTGCGATCGGAACAATTAGACCAAATAGATACAGCAGAAATACACCGAGTTTTAAGCGATACCCACAGTTACACAATTCAACCGGAATTAGTCAGTCAATTGGCGCGTCCTCGCTTACCCGAACTGGGTTCGAGTGCGACTATCGACCCCTTAGATGCTTTAAAAACTTATTTGGATAATCGGGATGAGTTGAAAGATATCGCGTTGGAGATGATGGATGCGGCGCAGAGTTTGTTACTAGGAGATGGGGAAAGTTGGTTAGATTCATCCCAAGCTGAGGAAACAAGCCAAATGCCATTAGCAGAAGCAGGCGGACAGTTGCGTTTACTTTAG
- the cysH gene encoding phosphoadenosine phosphosulfate reductase, with amino-acid sequence MVSSLEKPVQIDSLNLDELNERFENAHPSEILAWSVANITTGLVQTSAFNVDDVLITDILYREIKPAKPVPVMFLDTLHHFRETLELVEKATKHYNLDLRTYKVPNIDTREAFAEAFGDGLWDTDIQKFHYVTKIEPLQRGLAELQALAWITGRRRDQAPTRATMPIFEHDIKNRIKINPLANWTRKQSWAYASEHKMMYNPLHDKGYPSIGDEPITTQVAEGEDERAGRWRGTGKTECGIHI; translated from the coding sequence ATGGTCTCTTCTCTAGAAAAGCCGGTACAAATTGATAGTCTCAATCTGGATGAACTCAACGAGCGGTTTGAAAACGCTCATCCTTCTGAGATTTTGGCTTGGTCTGTTGCTAATATCACCACTGGACTAGTACAAACCAGTGCTTTTAACGTGGATGATGTGCTGATTACAGACATCCTCTACCGCGAAATCAAGCCAGCCAAGCCTGTACCGGTGATGTTTCTAGATACTTTACACCACTTCCGCGAAACTTTGGAACTGGTAGAAAAAGCTACCAAACACTACAATCTGGATCTGAGAACTTATAAAGTTCCTAATATCGATACTCGCGAAGCTTTTGCGGAAGCTTTCGGTGATGGACTTTGGGATACTGATATTCAAAAATTCCACTATGTAACCAAAATTGAACCTTTACAACGCGGTTTGGCAGAATTGCAAGCTTTAGCTTGGATTACTGGCCGTCGTCGCGACCAAGCGCCCACTCGCGCCACTATGCCGATTTTTGAACACGATATCAAGAATCGGATTAAAATTAATCCCCTCGCTAATTGGACTCGTAAACAAAGCTGGGCTTATGCTTCCGAGCATAAGATGATGTACAATCCCCTCCACGATAAAGGTTATCCCAGCATTGGCGACGAACCGATTACTACTCAAGTAGCAGAAGGTGAAGACGAACGCGCCGGACGTTGGCGGGGAACTGGCAAAACTGAGTGCGGAATTCATATTTAA
- a CDS encoding iron uptake porin: MVWKATPWLTFDFAAGSEFGSASNPSRGLFNGGYGTSIRPVIDLGRLRLTGYYVHTYSPNNGIDSLTGSNAAKVVGAGPVVANSYVGAAFYRVLPNFDIGGSVAYSNARALGEGTKGDAQVWNYDINFTLYDLGKKGNMAGLILGVQPRLAGTSSEELARAIGLPPGQRSDRNVGYHIEAFYSHRLSDNITITPGLIWLTAPNHDERNPDVIMGIIRSSFFF; encoded by the coding sequence GTGGTATGGAAGGCTACTCCTTGGCTCACTTTCGACTTTGCAGCAGGAAGTGAATTCGGATCGGCAAGTAATCCTTCTAGGGGATTGTTTAATGGTGGTTATGGTACTTCTATTCGACCAGTAATCGATTTGGGTCGGTTGAGGTTGACTGGGTATTACGTTCATACCTACTCCCCCAATAATGGAATTGATAGCCTGACCGGTAGTAACGCTGCCAAAGTGGTTGGGGCAGGGCCAGTAGTAGCCAACTCTTACGTTGGTGCAGCTTTTTATCGAGTATTACCAAATTTCGATATAGGTGGCTCGGTTGCTTATTCTAATGCGAGAGCGTTAGGAGAAGGTACTAAAGGTGATGCACAGGTATGGAACTATGACATCAATTTCACTCTTTACGATCTGGGTAAAAAAGGAAATATGGCTGGCTTGATTCTAGGGGTGCAACCCAGGTTAGCTGGTACCAGTAGCGAGGAGTTAGCACGAGCGATCGGTTTACCGCCGGGACAAAGGAGCGATCGCAATGTAGGTTATCACATCGAAGCTTTTTACTCTCATCGACTTTCCGACAATATTACCATTACTCCCGGCCTGATCTGGTTAACAGCGCCTAATCACGATGAACGCAACCCGGATGTAATAATGGGAATCATCAGAAGTAGCTTTTTTTTCTAA